A genomic stretch from Mycosarcoma maydis chromosome 3, whole genome shotgun sequence includes:
- a CDS encoding uncharacterized protein (related to 1-phosphatidylinositol-4,5-bisphosphate phosphodiesterase delta 1): MPDNTDPNTKDGQPAPSILTSKFAKLNPFSKTGASDPEGGGDNLGEEVDFDSIAGGGHAARRTKITKSELRISHALRHFLVQENLISPADALLDQPRASSSDALKAFVDQSHINVPEYVRDRSRPLSEYFVSSSHNTYLLAHQLYGSSSAVAYEHVLIAGARCVEIDAWDNEDDPQEPKVTHGYTLASHVPFRAVCETMKQAIQKEQDEAQRDHSFKVAPILLSLENHCGHAGQKRLVEIMHEVWGDLLISGPVDKNEPASEHTALDHLGAKIAVMVEFYPSEQPPVAEEQDSDDQEEKKNKAKRNEAKKAGIIPELCSLGVYAQSVKPVNDSWYAATLTNGPHDHLINISETGLLDLLPKHSTAIKKHNAQHLMRVYPKGTRISSKNLNPVPFWGVGAQVCALNWQTFDHSMQLNEALFSGSDGYVLKPPGLRIGGDGQTSLGRHKLILYIAGATDLPLPAGRDADEIRPYVTCTLILPSDLDSEPPKEKTKPYKQHKLGIIHKGEQPIPTDALWNEQLEWEFEHDELAFVRILIKSDDKFARNPLFAVAAVRLVYAAQGWRFIRLLDLKGRETHSTLLVKFELEKL; this comes from the coding sequence ATGCCGGACAACACAGATCCCAACACCAAGGACGGCCAGCCCGCGCCTTCCATTCTCACTTCGAAATTTGCCAAGCTCAATCCCTTTTCTAAGACAGGCGCCTCCGATCcagaaggaggaggagacAATCTTGGTGAAGAGGTCGACTTCGACTCAATCGCAGGCGGTGGAcatgctgctcgacgaacGAAAATCACCAAATCCGAGCTTCGAATCAGTCACGCCTTGCGACACTTCCTCGTCCAAGAAAACCTCATCTCCCCCGCCGATGCTCTCTTGGACCAACCTCGAGCTTCTAGCtcggatgcgctcaaggcaTTTGTCGATCAATCGCACATCAATGTACCCGAGTACGTACGCGATCGCAGTCGACCGCTGAGTGAGTACTTTGTCAGCTCCTCACACAATACATATCTCCTTGCGCATCAGCTGTACGGTTCCTCGTCGGCGGTTGCCTACGAACACGTGTTGATTGCAGGTGCGAGAtgcgtcgagatcgatgcgTGGGATAATGAGGACGATCCGCAGGAGCCCAAAGTGACGCATGGCTACACGCTGGCTTCCCACGTTCCCTTTCGCGCTGTTTGCGAGACGATGAAGCAAGCAATCCAgaaagagcaagacgaggcTCAGCGCGATCACAGCTTCAAAGTTGCCCCCATACTGCTGTCGCTCGAAAATCACTGCGGCCACGCTGGGCAGAAGAGGCTGGTCGAGATCATGCATGAGGTGTGGGGTGACCTTCTCATCTCTGGTCCCGTGGACAAGAACGAGCCTGCTAGCGAGCATACTGCCCTCGACCACTTAGGAGCAAAAATCGCTGTGATGGTTGAATTTTACCCATCCGAACAGCCTCCTGTTGCTGAAGAGCAAGATAGCGACGACCaggaggagaagaaaaacaaggccaagcgaaacgaggccaagaaggcggGAATCATCCCTGAACTCTGTTCTCTCGGCGTCTATGCTCAATCCGTCAAACCCGTCAACGACTCTTGGTATGCTGCCACGTTAACCAATGGACCACACGATCATCTCATCAATATTTCCGAAACAGGTTTGCTTGATCTTTTACCCAAACATAGCACAGCGATCAAAAAGCACAATGCGCAACACCTCATGCGCGTCTACCCCAAAGGTACTCGCATCAGCTCCAAGAACCTCAATCCTGTTCCCTTTTGGGGTGTGGGTGCTCAGGTGTGCGCTTTGAATTGGCAGACTTTCGACCACAGCATGCAACTTAACGAGGCGCTCTTTTCCGGTTCGGATGGGTACGTTCTCAAACCACCCGGTCTGCGAATCGGCGGAGACGGACAAACGTCTCTTGGTCGCCACAAACTCATTCTTTACATAGCAGGTGCCACCGACCTGCCTTTACCGGCCGGAAGGGACGCCGACGAAATCCGACCGTATGTAACATGCACACTCATCCTTCCGTCCGACCTCGACTCAGAACCTCCGAAAGAAAAAACAAAACCCTACAAACAGCACAAGCTTGGCATTATCCACAAAGGCGAACAGCCTATCCCCACAGATGCGCTCTGGAAcgaacagctcgagtgGGAATTCGAACATGACGAACTCGCTTTTGTTCGCATCTTGATCAAAAGCGACGACAAGTTCGCCAGGAACCCGCTCTtcgccgttgctgccgtGAGACTGGTGTACGCCGCTCAAGGTTGGAGGTTCATTCGATTGCTCGATCTGAAAGGTAGAGAGACCCAttcgacgctgctggtcAAGTTCGAGCTGGAGAAGCTCTAG
- a CDS encoding uncharacterized protein (related to GIT1 - Glycerophosphoinositol transporter also able to mediate low-affinity phosphate transport): MTDIQQTRRQEFSPDGEKDAHPSSSLSSHEAPVQPAAKKSRLGAVGLIFACGAALFSDGYVNASSGPVLTVLSYAYPDYPGFTAFKSQFSSLVFAGTVFGMLLFGFLVDRFGRRYGMWFASIWLTLWSVLIAGAWGAGGSVGGLFAALSAYRFILGIAIGAEYPSGSVAASENTEGEGVNKNRQQMYFIIATNTMIDLGFVVAAFVAYILLLIFGMNHLAWVWRLTLGIGAIPPLLVFFFRTGMQEPEHFRKNAIKKNVPYWLIFKRYWVRLLAVCIAWFCYDYVSYPSGIYSSLLIKQLNPTEGASDYTVLKRSLAYSTALNCFYLPGTIIGALIADRLGPKNTMILGLLCQAVLAFAMGGAFGQIRDRIGPLVVVYGLFLSFGELGPGNQLGLLASKACGPAAVRGLYYSVAAAIGKVGAFSGSYAYPQIQADLGSPDSNIYYAGTFYIAGGLAIFSAIITFFFIPAIGQDSMKKDDEAFRQYLADNGYDISQMGLLDADQLATSEEGVRTRSITDQGSEDKKEKSGQAVVSSAPII, from the coding sequence ATGACAGATATTCAGCAGACTCGTCGCCAGGAATTCTCGCCAGATGGCGAGAAGGACGCTCAcccgtcgtcgtcgttgtcgtctcACGAAGCTCCCGTCCAGCCGGCTGCCAAAAAGTCTCGCTTGGGTGCCGTAGGACTTATCTTCGCATGTGGGGCCGCCCTCTTCTCCGACGGCTACGTCAATGCGTCTAGTGGACCTGTCCTCACCGTGCTCTCGTACGCCTATCCCGACTATCCCGGCTTCACGGCGTTTAAATCGCAATTCTCTTCACTCGTCTTTGCCGGTACTGTCTTTGGTatgctcctcttcggcttcctcgtcgatcgtTTTGGCCGACGATACGGCATGTGGTTCGCCTCAATCTGGCTCACGCTCTGGTCCGTGCTCATCGCTGGAGCTTGGGGAGCTGGCGGCTCTGTCGGTGGCCTCTTTGCCGCCCTTTCTGCATACCGCTTCATCCTGGGTATTGCCATCGGTGCTGAGTATCCCAGTGGATCCGTTGCTGCCTCTGAGAACACCGAGGGCGAGGGAGTCAACAAGAACCGACAACAGATGTACTTCATTATTGCCACCAATACCATGATCGACCTCGGCTTTGTCGTTGCTGCCTTTGTCGCCTACAttctgctgctcatcttCGGCATGAACCATCTTGCCTGGGTTTGGCGTCTCACGCTGGGAATCGGCGCAATCCCACCGTTGCTCGTCTTTTTTTTCCGAACGGGTATGCAAGAACCCGAGCATTTCCGCAAGAACGCAATCAAGAAGAATGTTCCTTACTGGCTCATTTTCAAACGGTACTGGGTTCGCCTTCTGGCGGTCTGCATTGCTTGGTTCTGTTACGACTACGTCTCTTACCCTTCTGGCATCTATTCTTCCCTCCtcatcaagcagctcaatcCCACTGAGGGCGCTTCGGACTACACCGTTCTGAAGCGATCTCTGGCGTATTCAACCGCTCTCAACTGCTTCTATCTGCCCGGAACCATCATTGGCGCCCTCATTGCCGACAGGCTCGGTCCCAAAAACACAATGATCCTCGGCCTCTTGTGTCAGGCGGTCCTTGCTTTTGCCATGGGAGGCGCCTTTGGGCAGATCAGGGATCGCATCGGTCCACTGGTCGTTGTGTATGGCCTGTTTCTGTCATTTGGCGAGCTAGGCCCGGGTAACCAACTTGGCCTTCTGGCTAGCAAAGCATGTGGTCCTGCAGCTGTTAGGGGCCTATACTATAGCGTGGCAGCTGCCATCGGCAAAGTCGGCGCATTTTCGGGCTCGTATGCCTATCCCCAGATTCAAGCTGATCTTGGATCGCCGGACAGCAACATCTACTATGCCGGAACCTTTTACATTGCCGGAGGTCTTGCCATTTTCTCGGCGATCATCACGTTCTTCTTTATCCCTGCCATCGGGCAAGACAGCATGAAaaaggacgacgaggcttTCCGTCAGTATCTAGCAGACAACGGTTACGACATTTCTCAGATGGGAttgctcgatgccgatcaGCTTGCTACTTCTGAAGAGGGCGTCAGGACTCGTTCCATTACTGATCAGGGCTCTGAGGACAAGAAAGAGAAGAGCGGCCAGGCCGTCGTCTCTTCAGCTCCCATCATCTAA
- a CDS encoding uncharacterized protein (related to NADH oxidase), giving the protein MTTSDKAPEAELIARPLVFKGGKVVPNRLAKAPLEETLARTGGGPPNHAHFELYRAWARGGWGLIITGNIAIDPLHRGTPWDVILPYDEKSLAFFKTAMKRYADACTGRDQPGIVDQKSRPLAVVQLVHAGRQSMRGSGRSITAPALAPSAVPMSTMANFGPIGKVLDHLLWGSVAAMTTEQVHQLRDRFVQAALICADAGFDGVELHASHGYQLAAFLSPRTNLRTDQYGGSAENRARLVLEIVDLIRKQVNDDFIIGVKLNSSDYVQGGLTEDDALLNVKWLADTDKVDFVEISGGNYENPSFAMSGFDSEAEKAKIEKLSSKTTSANQKSDWKATGAGAATVQGSGVDPTSKTTARTGRREAFFQNFARRCRSTLPADSRLKIILTGGLRSRHGIASAIHPDDGAADMACLGRPAAIFPSLARRLTDTSIPDASREAGTPDFKVPAVSSLALVPIKIVGAGWETFWYTFHMAQTVLNKGEDATKSTFALINDYAKTGATQTGFKESNDDWFMLVVMTIIPILACIGVFVFGSKSPVS; this is encoded by the exons ATGACGACTAGCGACAAAGCTCCTGAAGCCGAGCTTATTGCGCGACCACTCGTGTTTAAAGGTGGCAAAGTGGTGCCCAACCGACTGGCCAAG GCTCCTCTGGAAGAGACTCTCGCACGAACCGGAGGTGGACCACCCAACCATGCTCACTTTGAGCTCTATCGTGCATGGGCACGTGGCGGGTGGGGTCTCATCATCACCGGCAACATTGCGATCGACCCTCTACACCGCGGCACGCCTTGGGATGTCATCCTTCCGTACGATGAAAAGAGTCTCGCTTTCTTCAAGACTGCCATGAAGCGGTACGCTGATGCTTGCACAGGTCGCGATCAGCCAGGCATTGTCGATCAAAAGTCGCGTCCGCTAGCCGTAGTTCAACTCGTCCATGCCGGTCGACAGTCAATGCGAGGTTCCGGTCGAAGCATCACTGCGCCTGCGCTTGCACCTTCAGCTGTTCCGATGAGCACCATGGCTAATTTTGGGCCTATCGGCAAGGTTTTGGACCATCTGCTTTGGGGTTCCGTTGCAGCTATGACCACAGAGCAAGTGCATCAGCTTCGAGATCGCTTCGTACAAGCCGCTCTCATCTGCGCAGACGCTGGCTTCGACGGTGTCGAGCTTCACGCCAGTCACGGATACCAGCTGGCAGCTTTCCTGAGTCCACGCACCAATCTTCGTACGGATCAGTACGGAGGCTCGGCCGAAAATCGCGCGCGACTCGTGCTTGAAATTGTGGATTTGATTCGCAAACAGGTTAACGATGACTTTATCATCGGTGTCAAGTTGAACAGTTCGGATTACGTTCAGGGTGGACTTACCGAGGATGATGCCTTGCTCAATGTCAAGTGGCTTGCCGATACGGATAAGGTGGATTTCGTCGAGATCAGCGGAGGCAATTACGAAAATCCTTCGTTCGCCATGAGCGGTTTCGATTCCGAAGCAGAGAAGGCTAagatcgagaagctctCGTCCAAGACGACGTCGGCTAATCAAAAGTCGGACTGGAAAGCTACTGGTGCCGGTGCTGCTACTGTCCAAGGATCGGGTGTAGACCCTACCTCCAAGACGACTGCTCGCACGGGTAGACGAGAGGCTTTCTTCCAAAACTTTGCCCGTCGCTGCCGTTCCACGCTGCCCGCAGATTCGCGTCTTAAGATCATTCTCACTGGCGGTCTGCGTTCACGTCACGGTATCGCTTCCGCCATCCACCCGGACGATGGTGCTGCCGATATGGCGTGCCTTGGCCGCCCGGCTGCTATCTTCCCTTCGCTCGCCCGACGTCTCACCGACACTTCGATCCCAGACGCTTCTCGCGAAGCAGGTACACCAGATTTCAAGGTCCCCGCAGTCTCCAGCCTCGCGCTCGTACCCATCAAAATCGTCGGCGCTGGTTGGGAAACCTTCTGGTACACGTTCCACATGGCACAGACAGTGCTCAACAAGGGCGAGGACGCTACAAAGTCGACCTTTGCTTTAATTAACGATTACGCCAAAACTGGCGCTACCCAGACTGGCTTCAAGGAATCCAATGATGATTGGTTCATGTTGGTCGTCATGACCATCATCCCTATACTTGCTTGCATCGGCGTTTTTGTTTTCGGCTCTAAATCACCCGTCTCTTGA
- a CDS encoding uncharacterized protein (related to glutathione-S-transferase): MSKPAPGHKDAVYHTQCTGQALETVKTHSSPAEQTLFGACFCPFVHRVWIALEYLGVPYQYREVDPYKKLADLLELNPKGLVPALKLSNGKGLAESSVILEYIDEKYGGGKEGKSLLPPLSNPYERAVYRLAVDKANRNLIPSFYRYLQAQEVEKQLEGAKEFTSHLSDFVRSMSSSGSVGFWDGKALSIVDCTVAPWLYRATNVLRHFRGFEPEQLLEPDVMERWTKWRDAVFDLDAFKATTSTDDLYLDSYVRYAQNRPMTSQVAEAINKGRGLP; this comes from the exons ATGTCAAAGCCAGCACCAGGTCACAAGGATGCCGTCTACCATACCCAGTGCACGGGACAGGCGCTTGAGACGGTGAAAACTCATTCGTCTCCAGCGGAGCAGACTTTGTTCGGAGCCTGTTTTTGTCCATTCGTGCATCGGGTATGGATCGCTCTTGAATATCTTGGAG TGCCTTACCAGTATCGCGAGGTCGATCCCTACAAGAAACTAGCagatctgcttgagctgaaTCCTAAAGGTCTCGTACCAGCGCTCAAGCTATCGAATGGCAAAGGCTTAGCCGAGTCCAGCGTGAT CTTGGAGTACATCGACGAGAAGTATGGTGGAGGTAAAGAAGGCaagtcgctgctgccccCCTTGTCTAATCCATACGAGCGAGCCGTCTACCGCCTAGCAGTCGACAAGGCGAATCGAAATCTCATTCCTTCCTTCTACCGCTATCTGCAGGCGCAAGAAGTCGaaaagcagctcgaaggAGCCAAAGAATTCACATCGCACCTGAGCGACTTTGTACGTTCCATGTCGTCCTCTGGCTCGGTAGGCTTTTGGGACGGCAAGGCGCTTTCCATTGTCGACTGCACGGTAGCTCCTTGGCTGTATCGAGCGACCAATGTGCTGCGACACTTTCGAGGCTTTGAGCCCGAACAGCTACTTGAGCCCGATGTAATGGAGAGATGGACTAAGTGGAGAGACGCCGTctttgatctcgacgcttTCAAGGCTACCACTTCGACAGACGATCTATACCTCGACTCGTATGTGCGCTACGCTCAGAACCGCCCCATGACGTCCCAGGTGGCCGAGGCAATTAACAAGGGTCGAGGCCTTCCTTGA